AAGAAAAAATTATTGAAAATGATGATGAAAACTCTGAACAATTTTAAAGTTTTCTTGGTTTTTGTCGTAGAAAAACATAAGATTTGCTTTGTGAGAGAGAGAATCATCAAATCGGCCCTGTCGCTTTTCTGGCGATACGGCATTAAAAGTGTGACAATGGACGATATTGCCCATGATCTGGGGATATCTAAAAGGACTATTTACCAGCATTTCCCTGATAAGGAAGCTATTCTTGTCCTGGTAATTGAGCAGGAGCTGACTTCTCAAAAATGTGAAATGGAGAAACTTGGCGAAGCAGCGCCCAACCCCATAGACGAAATGCTGCGGGCCTCGGAACAGATACGTATATGTATGGTGAACATCAATCCTGTATTTTTATATGATTTGAAAAAGTATTACCCCAAAGCCTGGAATCTTTTTGCCGTATATAAGAATGATTTCATCCTGCGCGGAATCCGTGAAAACCTCCTCAGGGGAAAACACACCGGTTTGTACAGAGATGATATTGATGTGAATATACTCTCTATTTTACGCATTGAACAGATCGAGTTGGCCTTCGATCCTACAATATTTCCTCCGGATAAATTCAACATGACGGATTTGCAACTGGAATTCGTACAGCATTTTCTCAGGGGGGTTTTAAGCGAAAAAGGCCATCAGTACTATAACACCATTCAAAATAAATCAGTAATTGAATCTAACATTCCATGAAAAATGATCGAATGATTCGCAGTTGCCTCTTGGCAATTGTGTTACTTGTATCCATACATTCTACTTATGCACAGGACGGAGGGTACACAGTAAAAGAAGCCGTTGACTACGCGATCAAGCACAATCTGAATGTCAAAAACTCGCAGCTTGACGCATTGTCCGCAGAAGCAAAAATCGGGGAAGTTCGTGCAGCAGGCCTTCCGCAGGTTACCGCTAATGCCAGCATTACCGATAACCTGATCATTCAAAGGTTCTTCCTTCCGGCTAATTTTGCAGATCCCACCGCACCGGCAGATGCTCCTCCTGTGGCGCTTAAATTTGGGGTGAAATATCAGGGTAGTGCATCGGCTACCTGGAACCAGCTCCTGTTCAACGGTACCTATCTGGTAGGTCTCAAGGCTGCGGCCACCTATCGGGAACTGGCGCAGAAAAACGTGCAGCAATCGAAAATAACTGTCGCAGAGGCGGTTACCAAAGCCTATTATTCGGCACAGGTTGCAGAGGAAAGGGCCAAAGTACTGGACCTTAACATTACCCGGGTGGATTCGCTTATGCTCGAAACCAAAGCCATGAACCAGAGCGGATTTGTGGAACTGCTGGACGTAAACCGTCTCGAGGTGCAGATCAACAATCTGCGAACGGAACGCCAGCGCGTACAAAATCTGATAGAGTTGAGCTATGCCCTTTTGAAATATCAAATGGGAATGCCGCTGGATGAGCCTCTGCAGCTCAAGGACAAAATTGAGGATGTTGATGTGGAGTCAATTAAAACGGAAGTAGCACAGCCCCAGGTAAACTATACCAGCAGGATCGAATACTCGGTGCTGGCAACCCAGGGGAAACTGGCAGACCTGGATCTGAGAAGTATCCGCAGCGGTTATCTTCCCGTGGTATCGGCATCGGTTGGCTACGGACACAATAACGGGCGCGACAGCTTTGGCGATCTTTTCGGTTCCAAGTGGTTCAATAACTCAGTATTGAGTCTTAATCTGATGATACCTATTTTTGATGGTTTCAGCAAGAGATACCAGATTTCCCAGAAAAAAATTGCCCTGGATAAAGTGAAAGTGGGGCAGACATTACTAGAGCAGTCCATCGATTTTGAAGCAAAACAAGCCGCCATCAACATCAAAAATGCAGTGGCAACGCTTGAAACCCAGCAACGCAACCTGGATCTTGCCAAAGAGGTGGCGCGGGTGTCCAAAATCAAATACAAGGAAGGCGTCGGTTCCAACATAGAGGTAATCAATGCGGAGTCGTCCCTGAAAGAGTCACAAACCAACTATTTCGCGGCTTTGTACGATCTGGTTATAGCCAAAGTGGACCTGACAAAGGCTAAAGGCGAGCTTTATTCAGACACTCAGAACTGATTTTATAAAATTAACACCGAAACAAATTTTGAAACTGCTACTTATCAATCTCATGAAAAGACATATTCTAATACTGATGGCCGTAGCCTCTTTTCTTGCCTCCTGCTCAGGAGAGAAAAAGGATGGCCTGGCCGGAAAAAAAGAAGAGTTAGCCAAGCTTAAAACCGAACAGGGCGAAACCGAAAAGAAAATTAAAGCGCTGGAAATTGAAATTGCCAAACTGGATCCTAAAAAAGCAGGAGAAGCGAAGGTGAAACCTGTCACTGTGGCGCCGTTGGTCGCCGAAACCTTCCGCCATTATGTGGAGCTTCAGGGTACTGTGGATGCCAAAAACAGTGCGATGATCACCCCGAAAACGGGCGGTGCCGTTACGGCCATGTATGTAAAATTGGGTGATTATGTGAGTGCGGGAGGTGTAATCGGGAAGATCGACGACACGATTCTACGCGAGTCTATTGAGGAGCTGAAGACGCAACTCTCATTGATGAACACGCTTTACGACAAGCAAAAAAATCTCTGGGATCAGAAAATAGGAACCGAACTTCAATTCCTTCAGGCAAAAAACAATAAGGAATCACTT
This portion of the Dyadobacter sp. CECT 9275 genome encodes:
- a CDS encoding TetR/AcrR family transcriptional regulator, which encodes MRERIIKSALSLFWRYGIKSVTMDDIAHDLGISKRTIYQHFPDKEAILVLVIEQELTSQKCEMEKLGEAAPNPIDEMLRASEQIRICMVNINPVFLYDLKKYYPKAWNLFAVYKNDFILRGIRENLLRGKHTGLYRDDIDVNILSILRIEQIELAFDPTIFPPDKFNMTDLQLEFVQHFLRGVLSEKGHQYYNTIQNKSVIESNIP
- a CDS encoding TolC family protein; this translates as MKNDRMIRSCLLAIVLLVSIHSTYAQDGGYTVKEAVDYAIKHNLNVKNSQLDALSAEAKIGEVRAAGLPQVTANASITDNLIIQRFFLPANFADPTAPADAPPVALKFGVKYQGSASATWNQLLFNGTYLVGLKAAATYRELAQKNVQQSKITVAEAVTKAYYSAQVAEERAKVLDLNITRVDSLMLETKAMNQSGFVELLDVNRLEVQINNLRTERQRVQNLIELSYALLKYQMGMPLDEPLQLKDKIEDVDVESIKTEVAQPQVNYTSRIEYSVLATQGKLADLDLRSIRSGYLPVVSASVGYGHNNGRDSFGDLFGSKWFNNSVLSLNLMIPIFDGFSKRYQISQKKIALDKVKVGQTLLEQSIDFEAKQAAINIKNAVATLETQQRNLDLAKEVARVSKIKYKEGVGSNIEVINAESSLKESQTNYFAALYDLVIAKVDLTKAKGELYSDTQN